In Nocardia yunnanensis, one DNA window encodes the following:
- a CDS encoding ABC transporter ATP-binding protein has protein sequence MNVPADPAIQVRDLHKNFGQVHALDGLDLEVAEGEVHGFLGPNGAGKSTTIRILLGILSRTSGEAVVLGRDPWSDAVALHRDIAYVPGDVTLWPSLSGGETIDLLARMRGGIDADRRAELIERYELDPSKKARTYSKGNRQKVALVSAFSSNARLLMLDEPTSGLDPLMEQVFGECVGEAAARGVTVLLSSHILSEVEKLCQRVTIIREGKTVETGTLAEMRHLSRTAITAEMIGSPGDLSGIAGVEDLTVEGNTLRCQVDSEHLGELIRVLGDAGVRSLVSQPPTLEELFLRHYSLDGGAPAADREKVSK, from the coding sequence ATGAACGTTCCCGCCGATCCCGCGATCCAGGTCCGGGACCTCCACAAGAATTTCGGGCAGGTGCACGCCCTGGACGGCCTCGACCTCGAGGTCGCCGAGGGCGAGGTGCACGGATTCCTCGGGCCCAACGGGGCCGGGAAGTCCACCACCATCCGCATTCTGCTGGGCATCCTGTCGCGCACCTCGGGGGAGGCGGTGGTGCTGGGGCGCGATCCGTGGTCCGACGCGGTGGCGCTGCATCGCGACATCGCCTATGTCCCAGGCGATGTCACGCTGTGGCCGTCGCTGTCGGGCGGTGAGACCATCGACCTGCTGGCGCGCATGCGCGGCGGCATCGACGCCGACCGCCGCGCCGAGCTGATCGAGCGTTACGAACTGGATCCGAGCAAGAAGGCGCGCACCTACTCCAAGGGCAATCGGCAGAAAGTCGCTCTGGTGTCGGCGTTTTCGTCGAACGCGCGGCTGCTCATGCTGGACGAGCCGACCTCGGGCCTGGACCCGCTCATGGAGCAGGTCTTCGGGGAATGCGTGGGCGAGGCGGCGGCGCGCGGGGTCACAGTGCTGCTGTCGAGTCACATTCTGTCCGAGGTGGAGAAGCTGTGTCAGCGGGTGACCATCATCCGCGAGGGCAAGACCGTCGAGACCGGGACGCTGGCCGAGATGCGGCACCTCTCGCGCACCGCCATCACCGCCGAGATGATCGGCAGCCCAGGCGATCTCAGCGGTATCGCCGGCGTCGAGGATCTCACGGTCGAGGGCAATACGCTGCGCTGCCAGGTGGACAGCGAGCATCTGGGCGAACTCATCCGGGTGCTGGGCGACGCCGGAGTGCGCAGCCTCGTCAGCCAGCCGCCGACGCTGGAAGAGCTGTTCCTGCGCCACTATTCGCTCGACGGCGGCGCGCCCGCCGCGGACCGCGAGAAGGTGTCGAAATGA
- a CDS encoding TetR/AcrR family transcriptional regulator, which produces MRSTDDLTTRARIRDAAITVFGEQGFGVGVRAIAAAAGVSPGLVNHHFGSKEGLREACDEWVRDTIRAAKMEYIENPSPGGLMRQLAEIEEFAPGMAYLMRSFQAGGALTKTFFAHMVEDTEQYLRAGVAAGTIRPMRDVRATARYVATNNGGGMMMFLRLYADEHPGPVDYRKALREYADQMMLPALELYTYGMLTDSSALDALTAAQTEQ; this is translated from the coding sequence ATGCGTTCAACCGACGATCTGACGACCCGGGCCCGGATTCGCGATGCCGCGATCACCGTGTTCGGCGAACAGGGATTCGGGGTCGGCGTGCGGGCCATCGCGGCCGCCGCGGGCGTCTCTCCCGGGCTGGTCAATCATCATTTCGGGTCGAAGGAGGGGTTGCGGGAGGCCTGCGACGAGTGGGTTCGCGACACCATCCGGGCCGCCAAGATGGAGTACATCGAGAACCCGTCACCCGGCGGGCTCATGCGGCAACTGGCCGAGATCGAGGAATTCGCGCCGGGCATGGCCTACCTCATGCGCAGCTTCCAGGCGGGTGGCGCACTGACCAAGACGTTCTTCGCGCACATGGTCGAGGACACCGAGCAGTATCTGCGGGCCGGGGTCGCGGCGGGCACCATCAGGCCGATGCGCGACGTGCGCGCCACGGCGCGCTACGTCGCCACCAACAACGGCGGCGGCATGATGATGTTCCTGCGGCTCTACGCCGACGAGCATCCGGGCCCCGTGGACTACCGCAAGGCCCTGCGCGAATACGCCGATCAGATGATGCTGCCCGCCCTCGAGCTCTACACCTACGGCATGCTCACCGATTCCTCCGCGCTGGACGCACTCACCGCCGCACAGACCGAGCAATGA